Proteins encoded in a region of the Takifugu flavidus isolate HTHZ2018 chromosome 10, ASM371156v2, whole genome shotgun sequence genome:
- the cd4-2.2 gene encoding CD4-2 molecule, tandem duplicate 2 isoform X1, with product MKRTLWLGFAVFFSCALCADGYVVVKSPGEKVNLPCGVDQSGGTVTWKHEDSVVIQVDKNGFPRKGKGDLVQRATVRRTALEITGVKEADAGMFTCTVDRNSEQHFLFVVTVSARPSAVLQLGSSATLHCQVKGLPPPSAPQWRKPDGNPHPGSEEAQLNPVARSDEGAWNCTFSHGGLMYGKSLDIRVTGAATTPAKPVPSDKGKEAPTCNDCVTNRSSLPLRLSWWMWAVIAVGCLILVVLMAFIVYLCKRIQRKKRKLRRMENSRQLLMPKQYCQCNRPTAVPKMQQRRQRQKPSAPPLQPVLVQ from the exons ATGAAGAGAACCTTGTGGCTCGGCTTTG CAGTATTTTTCTCCTGTGCACTTTGTGCCGACGGCTACGTGGTTGTCAAGAGTCCGGGTGAGAAGGTCAACTTGCCCTGCGGGGTGGACCAGTCTGGCGGAACTGTGACGTGGAAGCATGAAGACAGCGTGGTGATTCAAGTTGACAAAAACGGCTTTCCTCGGAAAG GCAAAGGGGATCTTGTTCAGAGAGCCACGGTGAGGCGAACGGCTCTGGAGATCACGGGTGTGAAGGAAGCAGATGCAGGAATGTTCACCTGTACCGTCGATCGGAATTCGGAGCAACATTTCCTTTTTGTCGTCACTG TCTCTGCCAGACCCTcggctgtgctgcagctgggcaGCAGCGCCACGCTCCACTGTCAGGTGAAAGGTCTCCCCCCGCCATCGGCGCCGCAGTGGAGGAAACCAGATGGCAACCCGCACCCGGGGTCGGAGGAGGCCCAGCTGAATCCAGTGGCCCGTTCAGACGAGGGCGCCTGGAACTGCACCTTCTCCCACGGCGGGCTGATGTACGGCAAGAGTTTGGATATCAGAGTCACAG GCGCCGCGACGACGCCTGCGAAACCCGTCCCTTCCGACAAGGGCAAAGAGGCGCCGACTTGCAACGACT GTGTGACCAACCGTTCGTCTCTGCCGCTGAGGCTCAGCTGGTGGATGTGGGCCGTCATTGCAGTCGGCTGCCTGATCCTCGTTGTCCTGATGGCCTTCATCGTTTACTTGTGCAAGAGAattcaaagaaagaaa agaaaacTGCGGAGGATGGAGAACAGCCGCCAGCTGCTGATGCCTAAACAGTACTGCCAGTGCAACCG CCCGACAGCTGTACCCAAAATGCAGCAGAGGCGCCAGAGACAGAAGCCGTCGGCCCCCCCCCTGCAACCCGTCCTCGTGCAGTGA
- the cd4-2.2 gene encoding CD4-2 molecule, tandem duplicate 2 isoform X2: MKRTLWLGFVFFSCALCADGYVVVKSPGEKVNLPCGVDQSGGTVTWKHEDSVVIQVDKNGFPRKGKGDLVQRATVRRTALEITGVKEADAGMFTCTVDRNSEQHFLFVVTVSARPSAVLQLGSSATLHCQVKGLPPPSAPQWRKPDGNPHPGSEEAQLNPVARSDEGAWNCTFSHGGLMYGKSLDIRVTGAATTPAKPVPSDKGKEAPTCNDCVTNRSSLPLRLSWWMWAVIAVGCLILVVLMAFIVYLCKRIQRKKRKLRRMENSRQLLMPKQYCQCNRPTAVPKMQQRRQRQKPSAPPLQPVLVQ, encoded by the exons ATGAAGAGAACCTTGTGGCTCGGCTTTG TATTTTTCTCCTGTGCACTTTGTGCCGACGGCTACGTGGTTGTCAAGAGTCCGGGTGAGAAGGTCAACTTGCCCTGCGGGGTGGACCAGTCTGGCGGAACTGTGACGTGGAAGCATGAAGACAGCGTGGTGATTCAAGTTGACAAAAACGGCTTTCCTCGGAAAG GCAAAGGGGATCTTGTTCAGAGAGCCACGGTGAGGCGAACGGCTCTGGAGATCACGGGTGTGAAGGAAGCAGATGCAGGAATGTTCACCTGTACCGTCGATCGGAATTCGGAGCAACATTTCCTTTTTGTCGTCACTG TCTCTGCCAGACCCTcggctgtgctgcagctgggcaGCAGCGCCACGCTCCACTGTCAGGTGAAAGGTCTCCCCCCGCCATCGGCGCCGCAGTGGAGGAAACCAGATGGCAACCCGCACCCGGGGTCGGAGGAGGCCCAGCTGAATCCAGTGGCCCGTTCAGACGAGGGCGCCTGGAACTGCACCTTCTCCCACGGCGGGCTGATGTACGGCAAGAGTTTGGATATCAGAGTCACAG GCGCCGCGACGACGCCTGCGAAACCCGTCCCTTCCGACAAGGGCAAAGAGGCGCCGACTTGCAACGACT GTGTGACCAACCGTTCGTCTCTGCCGCTGAGGCTCAGCTGGTGGATGTGGGCCGTCATTGCAGTCGGCTGCCTGATCCTCGTTGTCCTGATGGCCTTCATCGTTTACTTGTGCAAGAGAattcaaagaaagaaa agaaaacTGCGGAGGATGGAGAACAGCCGCCAGCTGCTGATGCCTAAACAGTACTGCCAGTGCAACCG CCCGACAGCTGTACCCAAAATGCAGCAGAGGCGCCAGAGACAGAAGCCGTCGGCCCCCCCCCTGCAACCCGTCCTCGTGCAGTGA